The following are encoded together in the Leuconostoc mesenteroides subsp. mesenteroides ATCC 8293 genome:
- a CDS encoding PadR family transcriptional regulator: MAIQMSSELLDGCVLAILDKEDYYGYALTQRVQGTISVSESTLYPVLRRLKNNQFVTTYDQPYQGRNRRYYQITTQGRDRLASIRQDWVMFQANVDTLLKER; encoded by the coding sequence ATGGCAATTCAAATGAGTTCAGAATTATTAGACGGTTGCGTTCTAGCGATATTAGATAAAGAAGATTATTACGGTTATGCATTAACGCAAAGAGTGCAGGGTACGATTTCTGTTTCGGAATCGACGTTATACCCTGTACTACGGAGATTAAAAAATAATCAATTTGTTACAACGTATGATCAACCTTATCAAGGCAGAAATCGACGTTATTACCAGATTACAACACAGGGTCGTGACAGATTGGCTAGCATACGCCAAGATTGGGTAATGTTCCAAGCAAACGTTGACACATTATTGAAGGAGAGATAA
- a CDS encoding L-threonylcarbamoyladenylate synthase — MTEATTAKINWNGGVQGEAIDILKEDGGMIVSPTKVGYIIMTSDDQGLERKFAAKNRKRNKPGVVLCGSVEQVKELAQMTPEIEQMYQQHWDEDILLGCILPWKEEAKSKIPNDGTKNLMMDKRETSCFVIKFGTPSENIAKEMWEKYGKFSFASSANPSGKGNRGLVAGIGDQIENAADLIIEADDYVASIQPDKTLDTRYEQGVMVSMVDETGKLIPEQNGAVGIQPAPIVIRKGLDVDKIMKIMSDIFSSWDYRHGFYY, encoded by the coding sequence ATGACAGAAGCAACAACAGCAAAAATTAATTGGAATGGTGGCGTTCAAGGTGAAGCCATTGACATCTTGAAAGAAGATGGGGGGATGATCGTTAGTCCAACAAAAGTGGGTTACATTATCATGACTTCAGATGATCAAGGGTTGGAACGAAAATTTGCTGCTAAGAATCGTAAGCGTAATAAGCCAGGTGTCGTACTATGTGGTTCAGTAGAACAAGTTAAAGAATTAGCACAAATGACACCTGAAATCGAACAAATGTATCAACAACATTGGGATGAGGACATTTTGTTGGGTTGTATCTTGCCATGGAAAGAAGAAGCAAAGAGCAAGATACCAAATGACGGGACAAAAAATTTGATGATGGATAAACGTGAAACTAGTTGTTTTGTTATCAAGTTTGGTACACCAAGTGAAAATATTGCCAAAGAAATGTGGGAAAAGTACGGTAAGTTCTCATTTGCAAGTTCAGCTAATCCTTCTGGTAAGGGGAATCGTGGTTTGGTAGCTGGCATTGGTGACCAAATTGAAAATGCTGCTGACCTAATTATTGAGGCCGATGATTACGTGGCATCAATTCAACCCGACAAAACGTTAGATACACGTTACGAACAAGGGGTGATGGTATCTATGGTTGATGAGACAGGTAAGCTCATTCCAGAACAAAATGGTGCTGTTGGTATCCAACCAGCGCCAATCGTTATTCGTAAAGGATTAGATGTCGACAAAATCATGAAAATTATGAGTGATATTTTCTCGTCATGGGACTATCGTCACGGATTTTATTACTAA
- a CDS encoding MFS transporter, which yields MEQAMNLQQRMDTTKETATFYRVFAMIAAGMILDGADVYLASAVNSAIVSTHFATLAQGSVFLSSGFLGLFFGSIFAGFIGDFLGRRKAYSTNLLIFGVLTLCAAFATNIWMLVGLRFFAAIGLGAEIVTGYALINEFAPIKNRGRWSGVTSVIANLAAPLTLLLAASVIPRYTWRAMFVIVGVLALILWVVRRHFPESPRWLIARGEYDKAEKIIEKLEVNGSYSTNDSSVKRQPVKTRIGIGLLVATVAVSAVNLTQYTFTSWMPTLLIKQGIEVVHSLTFSAVMMAGAPIGALIGALLVDVIGRKKVIVSAFVMTAVFGMIYSQQHTTVGILTVGFLVVTMMYILMASVVGVYMSELFPTYFRFRGTGYANGVAKILTVLTPYFAAWAITQFSANLIFYFIAAVALIAAIVVAVYGPETKQKAIY from the coding sequence ATGGAACAGGCAATGAATTTGCAACAACGGATGGACACGACTAAAGAAACAGCGACATTTTACCGTGTCTTTGCGATGATTGCAGCTGGTATGATTTTAGATGGGGCGGACGTTTATCTTGCTAGTGCAGTAAATAGTGCAATAGTTAGCACACATTTTGCCACACTTGCACAAGGTTCTGTGTTTCTTTCCTCTGGATTTTTAGGTCTTTTCTTTGGGTCCATTTTTGCTGGATTTATCGGTGATTTTCTGGGCAGAAGAAAAGCGTATTCGACTAATTTGTTGATATTTGGTGTACTAACCCTATGTGCGGCATTTGCAACTAATATTTGGATGTTAGTCGGACTACGTTTTTTCGCCGCAATTGGGTTAGGCGCAGAAATTGTGACAGGTTACGCTTTAATTAATGAATTTGCCCCAATTAAAAATCGTGGTCGGTGGAGTGGCGTAACTTCTGTGATTGCTAATTTGGCTGCACCATTGACCTTACTTTTGGCAGCAAGCGTTATTCCTCGTTATACATGGCGTGCAATGTTTGTTATTGTTGGTGTGTTAGCATTGATTTTATGGGTTGTTCGCCGTCATTTTCCCGAATCACCGCGATGGTTAATTGCACGTGGTGAATATGATAAAGCTGAAAAGATCATTGAGAAATTAGAAGTGAATGGTTCGTACAGCACAAATGATTCTAGTGTAAAACGACAACCAGTGAAGACTAGGATTGGCATTGGGCTGTTGGTTGCAACGGTTGCTGTCAGTGCAGTTAATTTAACACAGTACACATTTACATCGTGGATGCCAACATTATTGATCAAACAAGGAATCGAAGTGGTTCATTCACTAACATTCTCCGCAGTTATGATGGCTGGGGCTCCAATAGGCGCACTGATAGGCGCATTATTGGTTGACGTGATAGGTCGTAAAAAGGTCATTGTTTCTGCCTTTGTAATGACTGCGGTGTTTGGGATGATTTATTCGCAGCAACATACAACGGTTGGAATTTTAACTGTAGGATTTTTGGTCGTAACTATGATGTATATTTTGATGGCTTCGGTTGTTGGGGTTTATATGTCAGAGTTGTTCCCTACTTACTTTAGATTCCGTGGAACGGGTTATGCTAATGGCGTTGCTAAAATATTGACGGTTTTAACACCATATTTTGCAGCGTGGGCAATTACACAATTTAGTGCGAACTTGATTTTCTATTTTATCGCAGCAGTGGCGCTAATTGCAGCTATTGTGGTCGCAGTTTATGGGCCAGAAACAAAACAAAAAGCAATATATTAA
- a CDS encoding DUF1700 domain-containing protein encodes MENYLAELEQLLHQLHHSDKEEAMNFYREYVMDADLVTYEQCISELGTPKQLSRKILADYSIKADEKSTDDTTSKNPRSNIKLIWWIALALLASPLALPVFIVLVTLAAVGFAVLASFIAVVIALTLSGVVSAIIGVSVLLQSIWTGLYYIGCGLLILGIMLTVMPAGIGLLRWLIDKTAQLSKAIYRRFTDKKYMHREDK; translated from the coding sequence ATGGAGAATTATTTAGCTGAGTTAGAGCAACTACTACATCAGTTGCACCATTCAGATAAAGAGGAAGCGATGAATTTCTATCGAGAGTACGTGATGGATGCTGATTTAGTCACATATGAGCAATGCATTAGTGAGTTAGGCACGCCAAAACAACTCTCACGAAAAATTTTAGCTGACTATTCAATTAAGGCAGATGAAAAATCAACAGATGATACAACTAGTAAAAATCCACGGTCAAATATTAAGCTGATTTGGTGGATTGCATTAGCATTACTGGCGTCACCGTTAGCATTACCTGTATTTATTGTCTTGGTCACGCTTGCTGCTGTTGGTTTTGCAGTTTTAGCGTCTTTTATTGCGGTTGTCATTGCGTTGACTTTGTCAGGTGTGGTATCAGCGATTATCGGAGTGAGTGTTTTGCTGCAGTCAATCTGGACGGGGCTGTATTATATTGGTTGTGGTTTGCTCATATTGGGCATAATGTTGACAGTAATGCCAGCTGGTATTGGTCTCTTGAGGTGGCTAATTGATAAAACAGCACAATTAAGCAAGGCAATTTATCGTCGCTTTACTGATAAAAAGTACATGCATCGGGAGGACAAATAA
- a CDS encoding DUF4097 family beta strand repeat-containing protein: MKRSVKIGLSLIVIGAVLALIGFGFGGGSSSISWNNGPKVIDRKTQKEKMVQQSYTYNEVKNIDVSTSLPVRIITGDVKKTTVKVMTYQKLPELSYQQNHLKITDKQAGSVSPGHIKIELFSWKYENQGDQDGIVITVPQSQSLSDIQIDGQNSSDVSLSDVKADKIAIQHVADTRLKNIIVQHDLTLDDIEDTDLNDVTTSTATIKSDNGDLTIQNTRISDGMNIQLENGDLSMHHNHINTGKINTSYGDVTLMNNQLSGQLTITAQDGDISAMIGKSSVTAKTLDGDISAFNSHDDDQTSYTHKGTTGAYVISTDSGDVTIKQ, encoded by the coding sequence ATGAAACGAAGTGTTAAAATTGGATTGAGTTTGATAGTTATTGGTGCTGTGCTAGCTTTAATTGGATTTGGTTTTGGTGGCGGGTCCAGTTCTATTTCTTGGAATAATGGCCCTAAAGTTATTGACCGTAAAACACAAAAAGAAAAAATGGTACAACAATCATATACTTATAACGAGGTGAAAAATATTGACGTGTCAACATCTTTACCTGTACGTATTATCACAGGGGATGTTAAGAAAACTACCGTTAAAGTAATGACGTATCAAAAACTACCCGAGTTGAGCTATCAGCAAAATCATTTGAAAATTACTGATAAACAGGCTGGTAGTGTATCTCCAGGTCATATTAAAATCGAATTGTTTTCTTGGAAATATGAGAATCAGGGAGATCAAGATGGAATTGTAATTACAGTTCCGCAATCACAAAGTTTGTCTGATATTCAAATTGACGGACAGAATAGCAGTGATGTTAGCCTGTCTGATGTCAAAGCGGATAAAATAGCAATTCAACATGTTGCAGATACAAGATTAAAAAACATAATAGTTCAACATGACTTAACGCTTGATGATATTGAAGATACTGATTTAAATGACGTGACTACATCGACAGCTACAATTAAAAGTGATAATGGTGATTTAACTATACAAAATACACGAATTAGCGATGGAATGAACATTCAACTTGAAAATGGTGACTTGAGCATGCATCATAATCATATTAATACGGGTAAAATAAACACATCATATGGGGATGTCACTTTAATGAATAACCAACTATCTGGTCAGCTTACCATTACAGCACAAGATGGCGATATATCGGCAATGATTGGGAAAAGTAGTGTGACTGCTAAAACGCTTGACGGGGATATTTCTGCTTTCAATAGTCATGATGATGATCAGACAAGTTACACACATAAAGGAACAACTGGAGCATACGTAATATCAACAGATAGCGGCGATGTGACGATTAAGCAGTAG
- the leuD gene encoding 3-isopropylmalate dehydratase small subunit produces the protein MEAFVRETGRAVVIPNDNINTDIILPKQFLKNILKTGFGKDLFFDWRYNADGSLNEAFELNKPAHQGASILITGNDFGSGSSREHAVWALTDYGFRAVIGGGFSDIFYMNSTKNGLLPIVLPEENRKILRGIQADENIQIDLPEQTVTYKNYTFHFDINSQWKEKFINGEDDIDNTMKYEKLIAAFEKQRPNFG, from the coding sequence ATGGAAGCTTTTGTAAGAGAAACAGGTAGAGCGGTTGTTATTCCAAATGACAACATTAATACTGATATTATCTTGCCTAAACAATTTTTGAAAAACATTTTAAAGACCGGCTTTGGTAAAGATTTATTCTTTGATTGGCGCTACAATGCCGACGGTTCGTTGAATGAGGCGTTTGAATTGAACAAACCAGCACATCAAGGGGCTTCAATTTTAATTACAGGAAATGATTTTGGATCGGGATCATCACGAGAACACGCAGTATGGGCGTTAACGGATTATGGATTCAGGGCAGTGATTGGCGGCGGATTTTCAGACATTTTTTACATGAATTCAACTAAGAATGGTTTGTTACCGATTGTGTTGCCCGAAGAAAATCGGAAAATATTACGGGGTATTCAAGCAGATGAAAATATTCAAATTGATTTACCCGAACAAACTGTGACTTATAAAAACTATACTTTCCACTTTGATATCAACTCACAATGGAAAGAAAAGTTTATCAATGGTGAAGATGATATTGATAACACGATGAAATATGAAAAATTGATCGCTGCATTCGAAAAGCAACGACCAAATTTTGGTTAG